A stretch of DNA from Phocoena sinus isolate mPhoSin1 chromosome 5, mPhoSin1.pri, whole genome shotgun sequence:
AGCTGTGCACTGGAGAAAGGCACTGGGTATAAAACAGCTGCTTTATTTGGTCATTCAGAGGCCGGGCTGAACGCTGTGTGTCACTAAGTATAAAAGACAAGTGAACAGAAAGCCTGGAAGGTTTCGGAGTCTCATCCCAGCAGGCAGGTCCACACAGGAGTGTCACAGGCACAAGCACGAGTCCTGGGCTGCTccgggctggggggcggggagggaggggtcaggCGGGCAGTGGGGAGCCGTCCTGGCCCAGGCCTCCCACTCCCTGCGCCGGCTGCCCCCACTCTGGGGTAGGCGTGGCTCAGCTACTCGGCCTTGAGCGTCACTGCCGGAGGCCTCAGCTTCcgcaggagggagaaggggagcagGAACAGCCCCGCGCACACGGTGTAGCAGCCCTGCGCCCCGGCCAGCCAGTACGCTGTGGAGACAGCAGGGGGTGATGGCGACGGTCCCCACCCAGGTCCCTGCCCACAGGACAGCGGGGCCGAGGCGGCCAGCAGGGGCTGTGTGGCCTCTAGCTCGGGCCAGCAGCCCCCTGGCCTGGCGGGGCCTCTCCAAGCGCCTAGCACGCCCCGAGTGCTGTCGCGCGGCCCTCACCTGAGGCGGCCACCATGGGCCCCAGAGCCCTGGCCAGGGCGCCCAAGCTCCGCAGCGTGCCCATGACCACGCCCTTCTGCCCGGGAGAGCCtgcgggggaaggggagaggccgTCAGGTGCTTGTGGGCCACCCAGGGCGACCTCAGGCAAGGGAAGGGCCTCTCACCATAGCTGGCGACCACAGAGGACAGGCAGGGCACCACGATGGCAGCGGCTGGTAGGGGACATCAGGGAGGCGCCCGTCAGCCTGGAGAAGGGGCCGACAGGGGTGCGACCCTCCAGGACTCCCGGCCGCCGGCCCCTGACCGCACCCCCGCCAGCCTGGGCAGGGCCACTCACCGAAGGAGTAGAGcagcagccccaggcccagcacGGGCAGCGTGTGCCCCCAACCGATGAGAAGGAAGGCGGGGACGAGCAGCAGGATGGCCTGCAGGCGACACAGCTGGTCTCAGGACCACCCCGCTGCCTCCGCAGAGCTCGGGGCGCCGCCTGCCCCCacgcccagggaagcccccgtaccCGCTTCACAGCTGCGATCTCCCCGCCAGGGCTGATCCGCCGGGCGTAGGCGCCCTGGATGGTGGCCATCGTGAGGCCAATGAAGAAAAACATCTTTCCCTGCTCTAGGCTGGGAGGGGCGAGCCGTCAGCACCCCTTCCCTGCTGTGCCCGTGCTGCTCACACGCAGAGCCAGGTAGCCTGGGTGGCGGCCCGTGCGTCACCCGTCCTCGGCGCGAGGCACCACCCGCCCCGGGATCCCGGGCTGGGCCCCGGGGGACAGGCCAAGGTGGGAGTCAGCCCTGAAGCAGCGAGGCTGCGGGGCCTCgggatggggagagggcagggcgtGCCCGGGCAGGGTCCTGGCAGGGGCCCCACACTCCCACCTGCTGAAATGGAAGCGCTGGTGCACGAGGAAGCTCAGCGTGAACTCCAGGCCCGAGAACAGGAAGAGATAGAGGAAGTAGACCAGGCCCAGCAGGCGCAGGCTGCCCAGCCCTGCGGAGCAGCGGAAAGGCACGTCAGCGGAAAGGGGGCCCCGATGGCAGCTGGGGGGAACGCTGGGCAGCCCGAGGGAGCCACAGCCCCACCCTCACGAGGGAGACCTGCTCCTTACTGACTCCGGTGGGCGGGTCCGGGCCACGTGCCACGGCTGAGAAGCAGAGCAGGGCCAGAGGGCTGAGCAGGTCAACAGCAGCTCGGAACCCCAGCGTGATGGACGGTGCCTGGAGGGAACAGGATTGAGGAGCCTGCGACGAGGCTGGTGGCGTCCCCAGGCCTCGCAGCCttgcggggggggtggggggggggggcttggcccctgccccctgcaaGGCCCCGGCAGGCCCGGCCCCCAGTCCACCTGCCGGGCTTTGGAGGTGTAGGGGGTCTGGGGAACGCAGGGGCCCCAGGAAGCGCTGTGGTCCCAAGAGCGTCTGGACACCAGAAGCGGGCAGCTCGGCCTCCCCAGCACCTGGGCCCACGACGGGCCTC
This window harbors:
- the MFSD10 gene encoding major facilitator superfamily domain-containing protein 10 isoform X1 — protein: MGWGAGGSCTPRPPIHQQPAPETRVVAVVFLGLLLDLLAFTLLLPLLPALLESHGRAQDPLYGSWQRGVDWFAAAIGMPAEKRYNSVLFGGLIGSIFSFLQFLSAPLTGAVSDCLGRRPVMLLSLAGLATSYAVWATSKSFAAFLVSRMIGGVSKGNVSLSTAIVADLGSSPARSRGMAVIGVAFSLAFTLGPMLGASLPVETAPWLALLFAVSDLLFICCFLPETLPPEKRAPSITLGFRAAVDLLSPLALLCFSAVARGPDPPTGVRLGSLRLLGLVYFLYLFLFSGLEFTLSFLVHQRFHFSSLEQGKMFFFIGLTMATIQGAYARRISPGGEIAAVKRAILLLVPAFLLIGWGHTLPVLGLGLLLYSFAAAIVVPCLSSVVASYGSPGQKGVVMGTLRSLGALARALGPMVAASARSSPGLVLVPVTLLCGPACWDETPKPSRLSVHLSFILSDTQRSARPLNDQIKQLFYTQCLSPVHSSASTRPLPRETPQAPGEAA
- the MFSD10 gene encoding major facilitator superfamily domain-containing protein 10 isoform X2, which encodes MGWGAGGSCTPRPPIHQQPAPETRVVAVVFLGLLLDLLAFTLLLPLLPALLESHGRAQDPLYGSWQRGVDWFAAAIGMPAEKRYNSVLFGGLIGSIFSFLQFLSAPLTGAVSDCLGRRPVMLLSLAGLATSYAVWATSKSFAAFLVSRMIGGVSKGNVSLSTAIVADLGSSPARSRGMAVIGVAFSLAFTLGPMLGASLPVETAPWLALLFAVSDLLFICCFLPETLPPEKRAPSITLGFRAAVDLLSPLALLCFSAVARGPDPPTGVRLGSLRLLGLVYFLYLFLFSGLEFTLSFLVHQRFHFSSLEQGKMFFFIGLTMATIQGAYARRISPGGEIAAVKRAILLLVPAFLLIGWGHTLPVLGLGLLLYSFGEWPCPGWRGCGQGPAAGSPGGSHPCRPLLQADGRLPDVPYQPLPSWCPACPLWSPAMALPGRRAWSWARCGAWAPWPGLWGPWWPPQRTGWPGRRAATPCARGCSCSPSPSCGS